In Symmachiella dynata, the following are encoded in one genomic region:
- a CDS encoding type 1 glutamine amidotransferase domain-containing protein encodes MPNTQPLANKRILIFVGDIYEDLELWYPKLRLIEAGATVTVAGPKAGATYAGKNGYPCVSDAKIDDMDAADFDGLVVPGGFMPDKLRRDPKVLQLVRDFDSAGKLVAAVCHGGWIPISAGVYKGVHVTGSPGIKDDLINAGALWEDSPVVVDRHFVCSRKPDDLPDFCRGILQVMA; translated from the coding sequence ATGCCCAACACACAACCGCTCGCCAACAAACGGATTCTCATCTTCGTTGGCGATATTTATGAAGACCTCGAATTGTGGTACCCCAAATTGCGACTCATCGAAGCCGGGGCTACCGTCACCGTCGCCGGGCCGAAGGCTGGTGCAACGTATGCGGGAAAGAACGGCTACCCGTGCGTCTCCGATGCGAAAATCGACGACATGGACGCGGCCGACTTTGATGGGTTGGTCGTCCCGGGTGGCTTCATGCCGGATAAGCTTCGCCGCGATCCTAAGGTGCTCCAGCTGGTCCGTGATTTCGATAGCGCTGGCAAACTGGTCGCCGCTGTTTGTCATGGCGGTTGGATTCCCATCTCAGCTGGTGTCTACAAGGGAGTCCACGTCACCGGCTCGCCCGGTATTAAAGACGACCTCATCAACGCCGGTGCCCTTTGGGAAGACTCACCCGTCGTCGTCGATCGGCATTTCGTCTGCAGTCGTAAACCGGACGACTTGCCCGATTTCTGTCGTGGAATTTTGCAGGTTATGGCGTGA